ACAGAAGTACACAACACAGATCTAAATTTCTTCTAAACTTGTCTATATTGATCAGCGTGTCCTGAAACCAGTCCGGGTATCCTCGTACACACGTTAATTACACGAATTCCAGATCTCACAGATGATCGGGCCAGGCACTTCCACGGACCATCGGATTACGAAGTGCTTCCATTTTAGCGAGACTGCTTCCATGTTCTTCTCCAGACACAACACTACCCCTGCAGACGATCACGCTCTCTACCCACCACGTCATCTGATCGTATTCAGTAATAACAGACGATGGAAACAAAGACTTGTCAGATGTAACCAGACGCAgggtaaagtgaaaatatgtttagaaataaacaaataaaatacaatacaaatgaaaagcGCTTGACGTATTCCGGAATCGGAAACGAAAATAGTCTCTATTCAGATACTACATAAATAAACCACGTGATGccttgcaatcactaccttaagaTTGCAccggtcgcagtagctcagtggtaaacCGCTCGCTTCGTGACTGggattataaatacatgtagtttttagTAGGGGTCatgttaaatatttatatgaCAAAGCTATGAAATATATGTAAAGTGTAATTTCTAAATGTAGAAACCACAATTTACTAATCGATTGTCAATGACGTTgatttaacaaaattatttcatcaattttatttttagctGTGAGATGGCAATGTGATTTTGAAACGCAGTTCGCACTTCACTATTCGCAATTCAATAGTGAACTACATTctagaaaaaaagaaaattagacTGGGAATTCTAAGGATGGGGTGCCAGTGACCACCCCCAAACATTGTGAaaaaatggtgatggtactctctctagttacggacaTCCGCCCCTCCAAGTGTTAtacataacgcattacacttaaaTGGAAAGATATCAAGTTTCTATCATGGGAGTTAGTGAATGTCGATGGACTGGATCAGGAAAGACTGTCTCAAACGGACATATAATCATTTATTCAGGAAGATCAGACAATCAACATATGGAAGGAGTTGCAATTatcatgaataaaaatattcaagaaGATTGATAGAGTAAGAGTTCGCTTCAATTCCATCTATGCAAAGACCACGGTAATCCAATGTTATGCTCCAACAAATGATGCAGAAGACGACATCAAAGATGCTTATTATGAAGCTCTTTTAGCACAGATTAACAAAACACCTCAGCATGATGTATTACTAGTCATAGGAGACCAAAATGCAAAAGTAGGCAGCGACAACAGCCAACATGAAAGATCTATGGGTAAAGAAGGATTTGGCAAAATGAATGAGAATAGAGAAAGACTGGCAAATATGTGCTCATCAAATGGGCTTGTAATTGGTGGAACTTTATTCAAACATAGAGATATCCACAAGATAACATGGTACTCACCAAACAACCGTGACAAAAATCAGATCGACCATGTAATTATAAATGGAAAATGGAGAAGATCACTCCTCGATACAAGATCCTACAGAGGAGCAGAGGTAAATAGCGATCACTGTCATGTAGCTGCCAGACTGAGACTATAACTTAAGAAAACATCAGatgcaaacaaaacaaacagaaAGATCATTGATATTAAACGTCTTAATGATTATGAGGTACAAAAGAAATTCTGCATAAAGTTGAGGAATAGATACAGAGCATTAGAAAATCTTGAACCAGATGAAGATCAATCTTTGGAAAGTAGTTGGGAGAACATCAAACAAGTCTACCTGCAGACTGgggaaaaaaccccaaacaattGGATACCGAAAAACAGAGCAACAGGAAAAAACTGTCTCAACACACTTGgaacaattttgaagaaagAGCAAAACTGACAGAGAAAGCCCTAAACACAAAGACTCAGAGAAAACATACAGAAGGCTTACAGTGAGAAAGGCAAAGAAGTTAAAACATCAGCAAGAAAAGATAAACGCACCTACATTGATAAGTTGGCAGACGAAGCAGTTCCTAAAGGTGACCTAAACACCGTATATAAAATAACTAAAGAACTATGTGGAAAGTCCACCCAAATTCCACCTGTGAAAAGTACCAATGGCAAAGTGATAACAACAGAGAGAGAACAATCAGAACGATGGCTTCAACATTTTAGAGATGTTCTTAATAGACCAGAGCTAACTACATTATTTGAGggaataaaacaacaaaatgaCCTCAATATAAACACTGGACCATCATCAAAAGAAAAATAGCCAAAGCCATCAAATCAATGAAATCTGGTAAAGCTTCAGGCATAGATGGAATTCAAGCTGAACTACTTAAAGCTGATCTTACAACATCCACAGACATAATGTACAACCTTTTCAATACCATCTGGATAAAAAATGAGATCCCAAAAGACTGGTCAAAAGGCTTAATTGTAAAACTTGCCAAAAAGGGAGACTTGGGAAATTGTGACAACTGGAGAGACATCCTCTCAGTCCCAAGCAAGGTTTTATGTAAAGTACTCCTCAATAGGATAGATGAAGAACTGGATATTATCCTACGACAAGAGCAAGCAAGATTTAGAAAAGGGAAAGGTTGCGTAGATCAAATTTTTGCACTGAGAAACATTATTGAACAGTCAATTGAATGGAAAACACCTCTCTATATAATTTCATTGACTTTAAAAAGGCCTTTGATAGCATCCATCGGGACACTCTTTGGAAAATAGTAAGAGCTTATGGTGTGCCAGAAAAGATAGTGACCCTCATGCAATGTTACAAATTTGAATGTGAAGTTCTACTCAACAACAAAGAAACTGACTGGTTTGCCGTGAACTCAGGAGTAAGACAGGGTTGTATTATCTCGCCTCTATTATTCCTTATTGTCATCGATTGGGTCATGAAGAAAACAACAGGTGACTCAAAAAGAGGGATTACATGGTCCATTTTCTCCACCTTAGAGGACCTTGATTTTGCTGATGACATTGCCTTACTGTCATCTCGGCATGGTCATATGCAAGAAAAGACACGAAGACTCAGCCATTTTGCAAGCCAAATAGGACTCCAACTGAACgcaaataaaactgaagaaatgaGATTTAATGTTACATCTTCAAGTAGACTGAAAGTCAATGGTAACGAGATCAAGCAAGTAGACAAATTTGCTTACCTAAGATCAGTGGTAAGCACCGAAGATTCTACACAAAAGGACATCAAAAACAGACTATCAAAAGCAAGAACAGCCTTCAACCAGTTACGACCTATCTGGAAATCAAATCAATATAGCAGGATAACTAAAGTTAAATTATACAACAGCAATGTAAAATCAGTACTACTGTATGGAAGTGAATGCTGGAGAGTCACCAAAACAGACATAAGATCATTATCAATTTTCCACCACAACTGCCTGAGACAAATATGCAGAATATTTTGGTCAAATACCATCTCAAATACAAACCTCCTGAAATTGACAGATTCCTCCTGCATTATCAAAGAGATACGACAAAAACGACTCCAATGACTTGGACACGTCTTGAGAATGGATGGAACAACATACAAAAAGGGCGTTACGTTGGACACCACCAGGCAAAAGACCAAGGGGAAGACCAAAAACAACCTGGCGAAAGACGGTCGAAAATGAGTTAAAGAGTTTTAACTTAACTTGCGGAGAAGCAGAGGCAAAAGCAAAAAACAGCTGAGTGGCGAAGTCTTGTATTGACCTTATGCTTCGACTGGAGCGAAGaggataggtaggtaggtagcattacactagcttgaaaatacggatgtatatttacatgtaattgctgttataaaatttagaaattcatttcaaaattaaggattatctccctcatgcatagctcttatccttggaggaatttggctccacttttttgggcacgctgtttttggctatatttagctctaaaacttcatagttatttcggatttcaaacatttcggttgagcatcactgaagagacattatttgtcgaaatgcgcatctggtgcatcaaaattggtaccgtataagttttacattatgacccctgggtcgaggcctctgctggtggactgttagtccccgagggtctctacagccaagtagctaagtacttcgttactagcttgaaaatacggatgtatatttaattgctgttataaaatttagaaattcatttcaaaattaaggattatctccctcatgcatagctcttatccttggaggaatttggctccacttttttggcacgctgtttttggctatatttagctctaaaacttcatagttatttcggatttcaaacattttgtttgagcttcactgaagagacattatttgtcgaaatgcgcatctggtgcatcaaaattggtaccgtataagttttacttagtgaataaacatcgggttcggaatcatcgaacaCCCCTACCCCGGAGAAtgaaattttgggggtaggGTATAAGTGGTATACTCCCACCACTGTGATGATATGGAGatggtactctctctagttacggagatccgcccatCCAATTTTTATACATAACGTATCACActtggtgaataaacatcgagttcggaatcatcgaacaCCATTACTCCGGGGAATGAAAATTTGGGTTAAGGTATTAGTGGTCCACTCcaaccactgtgaagaaatagtAATGGCACCCTATCTAGTTACAgcgatccgcccctccaatttttatacataacgcattacacttagtgaatcgGGTTCGGAATAATCGAAGatcccctaccccggggactgacaTTTTGGGgttagggtattagtggtctaTACCCACCACTGTGAAAAGATGGTGCTCTCTCTAGTTACGAAGATCCGTTCCTCAATTTTTATACACAACGCATCACACTTAATGAATAAACATTGGGTTCGGAATCACCGAAGACCCCTATCCCGGGGACTGACAAGAGGGTAGGATATTAGTGGTCCACTTCCACCATTGTGAGGAAATTTTTATGGTACTCTATCTAGTTagggagatccgcccctccaatttttatacATAACGCATTACACATATGCGTTATGTCAATAAATAACATGTAGCATTCGGCAAAATATTGTAAGTATACATAtcgatatatatttattttcatataattatactCTGTTGAAGCTACAGAAATGCAAATTTAATTGCAAATTTACAAAGAAAGTACGTGATTTGTTTGGTGATCTCCCCCAGAAGAtatgtagtgattgctcctacgccaaacgctcggcatttagaaatgagaatcacgagtctttcagatatgaccttaaaatagAAGTCACGTGTCGCGACAAGCGTTAACACTTAACACGTTAAAGAACGATAACTGCTAAGGTCGTAAGCGCAAAGCATAGGTcgctaaatttgtggtacttcacctacagctggttatgtctcaatatgagtgaaaaatactCAACAGTACataaacaaccaaccaacaatCATCTTAAACTTTAATTTCTGGAAGGAAACAATGAAtcatttgattttgaatttctttggtattttatatttcGGCTGTTTTGGTGGTGGCTCCAGGGTCTCTAAATAAGCTCTAAAACATAAGAACAAAAGGAAAATTCCAGTCACCGCCGGTGGTATGGCGGAAGTACTGTCCGCAAGGGCAATGTGAGTATAAACCGCTCCACCGGATATAAGAGCAAGGATTCCGGTGGCAACAGTTTTTAATTCACCTGAAGTGAGAACTGCAATACTGCAAGCAACTTCATAAACCCCAACAAATATTCTGTAGTTATCCGGATTAGGTGTGTATCCCAACCAGGTGAGGGGGCACACGTTAGAGAAATCTTGGAACTCTCGTGCCTATAAAGGaaaagaaagtacatgtatatatttcaagctatcaaatttacagtaaaacagaGAAAGAAAACTGTTTGAATGAAACCATATGCCGACATTGAACAACGACTACCATATTTGATGTAATCCTTATTTGAAAAACGACAGTTTTCGAAGTATTCAGTACATATCTGTATTGCGGAGAAAACATCGCCATTTAGACTAATTTACTGAAttacataataattataaataatgcGTATCATACTTATTAAAAACCGCATAAAAGGATTGTTATGCTCCCCGAAAAATTTCGGGGGAGCATATAGTCGCCGTCATGTCTGTCCGCCCGTCCGTCCGTCCAAGCTCATATCTCTTAAACTTTCCGtcagaaattgatatttaaTCACTAATGTTCCTTGAGACAAGGAATTATGGGCCAAGgtctttcaaggtcattttggaaaggtcaaggtcactcagaacataacATCCTTATTTCAAGTTTGATATATAAAAGTTCATATCTCCTGAACCTTTCGTCATAATTGATCACCCATATTCCTTGAAACAGGGACATTTGGACCAAAGTCATTtggaaatgtcaaggtcactcagaacgtGTATCTAACATAAgtaaaaagttctttatttAACAGTTTtggaacaggtattgatcatatatcacatacTTAAGCAATAAGCAAATGACTTTCTAAGGTCACTCTAGGTAATTTTgtaaaggttaaggtcactcagaacacaTACCTTTATATATGAAAATACTTCATTTCCACAATATTTCAACGGTTATATTGGTCCATTTTGGAAAGGTCGAGGTCGCTCAGAACcttatgaaatgtgaagataacaaacagtaatcaatctcataactcctacaggcaatacaaaatagagagttgggcaaaacgGACCCCGGGACGCATcagagatggaatcaggtgcctaggaggagtaagcatcccctgtcgaccggtcacacccgctgtgaactatatcttgatcaggtaaacagagttatcggtagtcaaaatcagtgggccaaaaacggcctaacacgtcagacagattTTACCTAATGaaaagttgtattggcaaactagacacttaaaacgaccatagtatttgcgaaatgctgactataAACGAAAGTGTGCCTTATTTCAACcatttttgaacaggtattgatttTATATCACAGAAATAAGTAAAAgggaaatggctttcagacaaaggtcattttgtaaaggccATTGTCacttaacatacatgtaccttatatatgaaaaagaaaccttcattccaacaatatttcaacagttattgtaCGAGTCATTCGTCATATAAATAAAAGTAGTTCATGGATTAGATGCATTTCGGGGAGCATCTTTTAGTTTTACTGATTTTCTTGCTGCTTAATAATATCAATTAGTTTAATCATACAATAATAGCTGATTACACTTGATTCTATTGTTTAATGGATAGCCGTTTTATAGAATTCGCGACAATAAAACTTGTTTTCATAACTGTTATAATTCGATGTCTGTTAAAACACTTCACCTTTGTGTTCCTAATTCACAAGCAGCAATTCTCAGTTTTTGATTTCGTTCTCTTTGAATATTGATGCTTTTGAGAAATACCGTGTCTGAATGATCAATGCAACTGGACGACTAAAAGTAGGTGTACGTCTGAATGATCAATGCAACTGGACAACTAAAAGTAGGGTACGTCTGAATGATCAATGCAACTGGATAACTAAAAGTAGGTGTACGTCTGAATGATCAATGCAACTGGACAACTAAAAGTAGGTGTACCACAGTGTACAGTGCACAGAtattttgatgtacatgtagcgtCAAGCACCATAGCACAGTTGAACATGACTGtcaaatcatttaataacttttaaagtgatgacctataaacgatgctgattggttgaaaaattcgtttgatttctctgtcaaaatttcgttcggagttcatctgcactaagcacgcgggactacttttctctggaatgcgtct
Above is a genomic segment from Ostrea edulis chromosome 3, xbOstEdul1.1, whole genome shotgun sequence containing:
- the LOC125677245 gene encoding transmembrane protein 35B-like, whose amino-acid sequence is MGFIGNLDIALTWILPCLFIVDGCLKVFPFNIELYGEIAREFQDFSNVCPLTWLGYTPNPDNYRIFVGVYEVACSIAVLTSGELKTVATGILALISGGAVYTHIALADSTSAIPPAVTGIFLLFLCFRAYLETLEPPPKQPKYKIPKKFKIK